In Microtus ochrogaster isolate Prairie Vole_2 unplaced genomic scaffold, MicOch1.0 UNK21, whole genome shotgun sequence, the genomic window caTCTTGATACTGTGCTTTAAATGTTTCTTAGATTTAAAAGTTTTCTAGTGTGACTTCAGTCTTTGAAGATAGGATTATGAGTCTTGAGGTTGGGGGTCTATGATCAGTAGGGAAATTCATCTGTACCCTTCCTTATTTTCTGTGCTCTTATCCATCTTGTCTGGGTTTCATTCACCATAGAATGAGTTTCCTGGGTGTGCCAGCTCTTATTGTATGGTCCTAATTGTTAGCATGCAGGACATTTTTGTCTCTTCTGATTAAGGCTGACTTGATATCTGCTTTGTCAGAAATCTTAGTAGATAAAGGGGTTGGGACATGGCAAACTCTTGACCTTATCTCATGCACTCTTGGAATCCTATCCAGGAAGTACTGTCCTATTTCTTCACTATGAAATATTTCCCTATGTTTCCCTCTGCTTCAGAGCGTTGGGTTGGTTATACATTAAGGTCCTTGATTAATTTTGAGTTGGCTTTTAAACAGGGTGAGAAATAGGATCCCATTTTATTCTCTTACATGGAAATTCAGTTTTCCTAGTATCAATTTGTTGGAGAGACTGTCTTTTCTGACTAGGTCCAAGGCTCCGACTCTGGATTCTGTTCGGTGCCATCTGTCTAGATACCCATCTCTGTACTAGTACCATGCTAGTTTTGTTGTGTGGCTCTGTGGtaaatttcctgtttttatttttatttttttctttcaactaaaatagaatattttagaTATCTGAATCTTTTCTGTTGGACCAGGGCACCTTTTATTACTGTTTTGGTCATTTACATATTTCAAAGATATTaatcttttgtttattatttaatattattgtgATAGTCTTTTTTTGGAAGAGTAATACAAGTTTAGCTAAAAGTGTAAAGGTAACTTGCTATTGTAGAAAAGGTGGTGGAAAACTTTAAGTTTGTCTGAAGGTTTTGGTCCACTGCTATTGGAAATGGCAAACACTAAGTGCAGCTGACTGTAGGGCAGTCTCTGCTCACAGACTGTGTTGTTAAATCCCTTAGAGGACTAATTATTGCTTTTCTAGATAAGAGGTATGCAGCACATTGATGTCTTTCCGTGTTTACGGTCATTCAGTGAGCTGTTTCTTATGCATGTTATGGCTTAATGCTTATTCAGAAACAAAATTGCTCtagcattttctgtctttgtggaGATACTTTCATTTTCCTAACAAACCAGGCTTCTAAAATTGGTAGTTTATCATTAGTAATCATGGAGATTGAGGACATACTAGTGACCCCTTAGAGTCCTACATATTCtaggaaataaaaagtaataatttcCCAAGTGAAATTAGcttcttttcttcatgtttttttctttttgctttttttggaggggttcagagacaaggtatctctgttgctttggagtctgtcctggaactaacttttgtagatcaggttggcctcgaactcacagagatcctcctgcttctgcctcccaaattctgggattaaaggtgtgtgccaccactgcctggtttcactttatttttgagataaattcACATTACAGACCTTAAGCTAGCCTCCAACTGgcaattctcctgcatcagcctctagagtgctggaattacagatctGTACCATCATGATTggtgaattttgtttttagtcaATAAGACAAGATGAGATGCTCTTTTAAAACAAGAGCACAGGTTTTATATTTTCAGTACTTTCTTCATTGCACATTTCATATCTTTGTTCCTCAGACTGTAGATCACAGGATTAATGAGTGGAGTAACCACAGAATAAAACAGAGTCACAAGCTTCTGCATTCCAGCTGTATGCTCAGATGTTGGCCTCACGTACATGACCATCACTGATCCATAGAAAAGAGAAACCACAGTCAAATGGGACCCGCACGTGGAGAAGGCCTTTCTTCGTCCAGCTGCTGAAGGAACCCTCAACACAGCTCTCATAACCAAAGCATAAGACCCCATGATAAAGAAAAATGGGACAAATAAAAGTAGGGAACTTAAGGTGGAACTAGTCAACTCTAATAAAGAATCTCTCACACAGCTGAGGGCCAAGAGAGGGCCAGGGTCACATAGGAAATGGTCTATAATCCTGGACCCACAGAAGGACATCTGGGAGATGATGGTGATGGGAATGGGGAACCAGAGGAAACCAAGCACCCAGCAACTGATCACCAGGATGTTACAGAGGCGCCCAGTCATAAGAGCAGGATAGTGTAGAGGCCTGCAGATGGCAAGGTAGCGATCAAAGGCCATAACTGCCAGGAAAAAGCATTCTGTAGAACCCAAGGAGAAGNNNNNNNNNNNNNNNNNNNNNNNNNNNNNNNNNNNNNNNNNNNNNNNNNNNNNNNNNNNNNNNNNNNNNNNNNNNNNNNNNNNNNNNNNNNNNNNNNNNNNNNNNNNNNNNNNNNNNNNNNNNNNNNNNNNNNNNNNNNNNNNNNNNNNNNNNNNNNNNNNNNNNNNNNNNNNNNNNNNNNNNNNNNNNNNNNNNNNNNNNNNNNNNNNNGCACAGCACAGATGATGGAAGCATTGCCCATGAGGGTGAGGAGATAGACAACAAAGAACAGCACAAAGAGGAGGATCTGCCCTTCCCTGGGGCAGGGGAATCCCAGGAGGATGAAGCCAGAGATGGTGCTGGAGTTGCTGGGGCTGCTGAGGGTTTTCATCTGTCGGTGAGCTGTAAAGTCACTAGAAACTGTCAAATGACAGTTTAAAGAGAAATGTGTTTAAGTCATCTTTGGGAAATGCAAACATTTACTTATCCATTGTCACTGTTTTGTTTACACCTGAAGCCTCATGTTTGGCATAGTTTTGATTTGTAGAAGACCAATGATGTCAGAGAACATTAATACAAAGTCacagaagttttctttttgtgtaatgAGTGAACTAGGTACAAGATGTAACTAATATTTAATTTAgtaaatcataaagaaaacacaactatAAGTACACAGACTATCCCCCACTGCTGCCATGTGTTTGTATATgacaatttctttctctttcctgataatttaatgttatttaaaaGCTGTTACTTTAAAAAAGTTGTTCTTCATTTTCCCTGCTTCTGTTCTTCCCACAAATAAAATCACCCTGTTGGTCTTTTGGATGGTATCTTTTGCTCAGTAAGTTTATGATATTTTCATGGCTCTATATCTTACTGGAATAAAGTATCACTTGTTAAAATCACCCTATGGGGGATGAATATTTGGTTCTTTCCCAGGACCAATGACTCCTTTGTCACACATCTTTAGAGTGCTCATCACTGAACTGACATTCTACCACCCCCTGGTTTATGTGAATTCTATCGCTGTCCCTCTCTAGTGTGAAGGGCTCTACCTCAGCCTGAGCGATGATAGAGGCTGTGCtttaatagattttctttttctttctttgctacaTTGGCTGGCTCTTTTTTTGGCAGTACTAACTTTTTTCAGGTAGATGACCACATCAAACATGTCTTAGAGGACAACTTTAGTGCATATTTCATCTTACAGCCTCTCTGGGAAGTATCTATGGAGATCAGCCTGTAATCAGTATTATGATTTAAactaggatttttaaaaaaaatctttaaatccattttcttttattgacaataaattattttctcatacaatatatccttactataattttctctccctctactcttcccagttcctctcacATTGCCTTTCCTCTggatcctctctctttctgtctatcaTTAGAAAAGGACAGACTTCTAATAAATAACAGACaagcatgacaaaataaaatataacaagatgaaacaaaaactcTCATTTTGAAGTAGAACACAGCAACTCAACTGGAGGAAAAGTGtgccaagagcaggcaaaagccAGAATCCTATTCTTTCTCCAAGTCAAGAGTCCCATAGTAACACTAAGCTAAGAGCTATAGTATGTACACACAGGGTCCCCATGCAGGTCCTGTGCTTGCTTCTTCACCATCTGGGTGCTCATATGCACCCGTTTATTAAAGTAGATGCTTCTTAACCCCACTTCTTGCATATANNNNNNNNNNNNNNNNNNNNNNNNNNNNNNNNNNNNNNNNNNNNNNNNNNNNNNNNNNNNNNNNNNNNNNNNNNNNNNNNNNNNNNNNNNNNNNNNNNNNNNNNNNNNNNNNNNNNNNNNNNNNNNNNNNNNNNNNNNNNNNNNNNNNNNNNNNNNNNNNNNNNNNNNNNNNNNNNNNNNNNNNNNNNNNNNNNNNNNNNNNNNNNNNNNNNNNNNNNNNNNNNNNNNNNNNNNNNNNNNNNNNNNNNNNNNNNNNNNNNNNNNNNNNNNNNNNNNNNNNNNNNNNNNNNNNNNNNNNNNNNNNNNNNNNNNNNNNNNNNNNNNNNNNNNNNNNNNNNNNNNNNNNNNNNNNNNNNNNNNNNNNNNNNNNNNNNNNNNNNNNNNNNNNNNNNNNNNNNNNNNNNNNNNNNNNNNNNNNNNNNNNNNNNNNNNNNNNNNNNNNNNNNNNNNNNNNNNNNNNNNNNNNNNNNNNNNNNNNNNNNNNNNNNNNNNNNNNNNNNNNNNNNNNNNNNNNNNNNNNNNNNNNNNNNNNNNNNNNNNNNNNNNNNNNNNNNNNNNNNNNNNNNNNNNNNNNNNNNNNNNNNNNNNNNNNNNNNNNNNNNNNNNNNNNNNNNNNNNNNNNNNNNNNNNNNNNaaaaataaataaataaataaataaggaaacgTTGCCGTGGGTTTCTCAATTCCGTTGAGAAGTTAATTGTTTCTAAGTCATTTGGaatcatctacattttgcctgtTAAAAAACCTGCAAcaagaactcagaaaaaaaaaaaccagtgagaGAGAGGGCTGTGGGACAAGAACACAACTCACAGTGATTGATAATGTGTGGATGTGGAATAGAAACTTTTTGATGAATATTCTTTTCTGATATGTTGATTCGTGTTATCTGATAATGCAATCTATCAATTTTGCAATTAAGACATTTAATTAAGACAATTGCCCAAAATAGCTGCATTTTACTTCTGTTAAGCATGTTTCTAGCCATCAAGAGTACATGTAACTGAAATATAGAATCAGCGTTAATTTTATTGTCTGAAGTAGATATTCGATTCTTTGTGTTATGAATATAAGTCAGCGAAGTTCTGCTCCCAGCCCAGTCATGTGAAAGGTGGATTCTGTATCTTTTGCTATGATATTAATTTAAATACCTTGAAAACCTGAAGATGATTTcattctccttcccccttcctcttcttgttctttttctcctcctcttcttatttctcttcctccttctcctcctcgtcctcctttctctcccaattAGTGCTTGGGAGTATCTCAAGGCAAAGTGACTATGGATTGTTATCCTCCCACAAAATGGCTTTATGTTTCTCTAAATTAAATGGCCCCAACTCTCTTTGCTTAGTAATACTGAACTTAGATGTTGAACTTGGTTAAACTTTATAAATAGAACATGcacaaagaatatgaaaataccTTCTTTTGATTGTTAGCCATATAATATAATTCAACAACAATTTCCTTTTAATGTTGATGTAATTATACAAGGAGTCTAACAATATtctatatgaaaatttcaaaacagtaaGCCTTCAGATGAAAGACAAACTACCAGGAGAGAAGGACGTCaatgtaatttttgaaaatgtgattAGTAAACTTATCAATATTTTGGAACTAATAAAATTTGCATGAAAGATTTTTCTCTGTGATCTTTATCCACTTCTGGATTTTATCTGTCCTAAAGGGACAGCGGGACTCCGGGACTAGTAAAATTTCCcaatattttatccatttatatcttaatttgtgtctttattcattttagtGCCTTTGTTGTGGGAAGAACAGTTCTGTCCCCTGTGTTACGTTATGTTTGCTGGATGTTGTTTCCACTCAGATTTTAAGGACATATCATTAGAGACTGATATAATGTTCCAACTGTCAAACTATATTGCCTTAGAAGGTAAATTTAAAACAAGTATAAAAATTCTATTATACTTTGTATTATGCCATTCTTATCCAGgatgaagaatattttttaaagaaatcatttgcCTGCTTTTTGCTCCTTGAATGGGACTGCTCATGAATGGGGAGCCGAGGTAAGGGGAAACTTGCTATAACATATGAACAGAACATGCTGATTCTAAAATTCATAAGGCTGAAgcaatttttttatgtttgcagGTTAAACATTAACTCAGGATAAGTCGATCAATACTTTGAAAGTCAAATGATTGAATATTTAGTCAAGGTACTTGCAGCATAATTTCCAGCATATTCTAAAAAGTTATAGTTTGACGAATTGCTTTgctaacaatttaaaaatattttcagtatttcttttaataatttaatggGCAGGAACCCACACTTATTGTAATGTTACATGCCTTTCTCCTTATTGACTCTCTCAGGAAATCTATCAGTGTCCTGCTGTTTCTATTGTGAAAACAGGACTTGTGTTTGTCTCGTTTTGCCCACTGTCATTTCCTAAACTCACATGTTCACCCTTTCCCTCCTGCTTCTTCAGTAGCACCCTTATCTCtatgtttgcctttctgtgtttcatttttctaaatagcATCATAttgtttaaaaaccaaaagagcaaACATGTTTGAACTTTGAGTCAACCTGTTCCTTTTCAGAACAAGACTGTTAGTTCTTACAGAACTTTCTTAGAAATGGGATATGCAAGTCATTCTATGTTAGCCAACATTGATTTAGTCAGCCCACATTGTTACTTAGCTTATATTGCTTAGCTTTTCTATGACGAAGATGTTTACTCACCACGGATCTGAGTTGGAGTGATTAAATGCATATTgaactaattaataaaaaagattagGGTTGGGGAAGATTAGCTTGGTGGAGAGTACTTGCTTAACTTATACAAGGCACCAGTGTGCATccttagcaacacacacacacacacacacacacacacacacacacacacactcacagacaaacacagacgagcacagatacacagagacacatacacacagatgctctCACACACTCTTTCCACAAGTCTGGCAGATTCCCTTTCACTGTCTAAAGATATTGTGAGCACAGATATGAATGACATCATATTTAAGAACTCAGGATATTTGGAACATTAAGTATCTCTTTGGGGGATTTGTTTCCTTGTTAATTAGTCAATCACAGAAAAGAAGTAAAGTCTAAATGAATGAGTGAGGCTGTTACACAGTGGAAAGAAAAGCATTGcctgcatattttaatttttcaaagtctTAGTGCCAAAGTCTATCATCCCCATAGCAAATCCAGAGTCATGTCACAGAATCACTGTGTCCTCTTGTTCACCTGTACACATACAGCAAGGGAATGACATGTCTGTAATGTGTGTAACTGTCTGTACAAACACAGCAAGGGGATGCTGTGTCTGTAATGCTGTGTAACTGTTTgttaaaaagatgtttaaaaagcATAATTATTCATATTGAGACTAATAGTACACAGTTATGTTTAGTAGAAAAACCCCTGAAGCTAAGGGTTTTCTTTACTAGCCATAAGAAAACAACACCATGTCCACAATGTGGCATGATTGTGGCAATCTAAAAGGCCATGGAAGGTTCTTGGTCAGAGTCCCGACCAGTAGAAGCTAAAGAAACATTGGTTGAATGTCAGAAATCCAGACTACCGTGGATAGAAGCTATTAGATTCTACAACTACattaatactttattttctaaGGCTATATTACTTTATTACCTGTATCAGAAAAGGAAATCCAAGTTGAAGTATCTTagaaatttgtctttttattcttatttccttAGAGTATGgcaatgtttttcttcttcttctttttgtaaagaaaaaagaatgagctATGGAAATGGGAAGGAGGACACTTAAGCTCCTTCCCTGAGGGTGTAGGGTTATAAGTAGGGCCTGTCTGTTGATCATTTCTCCAGGCCCTTGAGGATCCATTTACtgattctggaagagcagtgtcaGGGGACAGCTCTCTGCTTGTCACTCGCTTTCCTTAGGGGCATGCCttaatttctgcttcctttttttgtgtTCAAGGTGATATATTTTGTGTTTCAAGCTTCTTACAGAagtttaattaaaagcaaattaataatataattgaTTAGTTGATTGATCACCCAACAACACTGCTTATAACTCCTGTAAAGTGCTTATTATACagtcaataaaaaaatctttccacCCTGAAGAGAAGAATTGCATTCATCTAATGCTCACAGCTGGGCTTCACATTTGTCTGTGCTTGTCTGACGTTAAGGTAAACTGTGCTTTCCTCTTTTCCAAAAAATGTAGTATTTTTactaattatttgagaatttaatatccttattttatcatatttatccATACCCCACTCCTTCCCCTAATTCTTTCCATGTCCATCTCTAATCCCCAACtatattttccttaaattattaTTGTGACCTATATACATAGATGTGGATATATAAATGCGATCTACAGAGTCTATTAGtgttgctcgtgtgtgtgtgtgtgtgtgtgtgtgtgtgtgtgtgtgtgtgttttaggatCACCGCTTGGTTTTGGATAACCAACTGGGGGCTTATTTTTGAAGAAGActgatgttttctctcttttggcaATTACtaattgcctatagctcttcatctataGGTGAAGTCTTGTTGATATTTTATGCATTCACATTGTTACATGAACTGGcatttccattctgtaggttcTGTTTAGGTAACTGTATCCTTAAGATGCTATGGTTGTAGATTTTCTTCCTAATAACAAAGATACACTCTAACGGCAGACAGACTGGTCTTcaggcttttacaatctttcttctccctcttctgagATGTCCTCTGAGCCTTAGATTATAcctatggtatttaaaataaacttagaaaaatcagtagcctttctatataCCAACAACATACATGTTAATAAAGAGATCATGGCCACACTCTCATTCACAACATCAAAGAAGATAGAACATCTAggaataaatctaaccaaggaagtgaaagacctctaCAATGAACACTTAAAatctctggagagagagaaagagagagagagagagagagagagagagagagagagagagagagagagagagaaacacaatgaATACAGATTTGGGTACCAGGAGTTGGTACTGCTGTAAGGAACCTGACGtgaaagactttggaactttggaatAGAAAAATGGTTGAATGCTATAAGCAGTGCTTAACAACCTATTCTGGTAGGAGCCTGGAAGAGGGCAGTGTGAAAAGTAATACAGATTGTAGAGGCCCAGCTCATGAGGATTCAGAGGAATAAGGTCGCTATCATCAGGGAATTTTTTTCCTGAAGCAGATATAATTAACACAGAGAACCGTAAGTAGTCATTTTATGGGGAATGGAGACTGTGGCATGCTCAGTCCTAAGCGGGACATTTATCTTACACTTTCTGCCCCAAGATTTGGAGGTATCagggaagacaggacagaaagaTTGTAGAGCCATAGATTGTAAGTGACCACAAGAAGGAAGTACTTTCTGGATACACAGGGAAGCTGCACATACAAGCTCACACCAGTTGTGACagcctgcacaagacctgtacaagaacAAGTCAAATCAAATCCTAATCTGTGGGAAAGTGTTGTCTTAAAGACATACCCCTAAATAAGGAACTATTGACAACTGGCAGAGGGAAGGAAAGTTAATACTCTTTATAGATAAGACCCTGGGTAAGTCAAACACAATTCAGGTTAGGCCCCAGACCCAAGAGTATTTGGGAAGTGCAAATACTGTGGTTAAAGAGAACATGAGGCTAATGGTGTGGTTGTAATCCAGAAGGAATAGGTAGAGGctagtgaatatgatcaaaataaatgaaattctcaaagaattagtaaaattattaaaattcctATTTGTCCACATTTTAACAACTTATAGTCCCCTAAACTGGGAAGTATATAAGAAGTGGATGTGTTTctacaccagaagagggcccaAAATTCAATTAAGATGTGATAACCAACTAGGCCTCTAACATATGAGTAGATATCAAAGGAAGGTAAAAAACTTACAGCCAAAAATGTCCATGTTCACACAGATTCACTGATAAATTTTGCCAGACCTTTAAGGAAGAGCTAACACCAGTATTTCACAGACTggtttcacagatgagaaagggaaagaacactGCTAAACTCTTTCTAAGAAGCCAGTATTTCTTGATATCAAAGTCAGATATATCAACAACAACCACAGCAAAAAGTTATAAGCTAGTTTGCCCTAATAAGCAAACATGGAGAAATTATCAATAAAACACTTTCAAATCAAGTCAGATAATATGTTAAAAAGATCACTGACAAATCAAGTCTGTTTTATTATAGAGATATGGCAAGTCCATAAGTGTATCAAGTAAATGAACTCTTGAACAGAAATCATATGATTTTTCTGAATCCATGTCAAAACAGTTTTTGAGAAAGTAGTGTACCAAGTGATCTGTGTCCTCAGCCCACCTGCAGTTTTCAGTGGTCTTTAATTGGTAGGAACATGTTGTATTGCTAGGGAAATATATGgcatgttgtgtgtgcatgttgtatcACTAGGGAAATATGTGGCATGTCCGATCTCTGCTTAACTTTAAAACAGAGGACTAGAAAGGTGGGTTAAGAACAGACACTGGCATCAATGTCCTTATGAGTATTTGAGTTTCTCATGGTATTCTCAAGTCATTTATCCGCATGTTCAAGTTTTCTACTTTTTCCCCATTTAACATGTTTATTCATTCAAAGTACTGGCTTAGTTAAATCAATTTTTGAACTAGTTGATGGTGTAGCTGAATCATAAAAATATCGGTCAAATGAAAgatttatagaatttatttaaaagattctgATTTAGGAAATTTGGAAACGTTCTTAGAAACCTCAAAGAATCGATCCTTTCGAAAGTACTTAAATTGATCACACCATTTTAGAAGATAGGATTCTAAATTGTTAGGTAAAATTTTCGCTGAAACATGATTTAATTAGAGTCAGGAACCCCTTTACATCCATTAATCTGCGGCTCTATGCCTTTCCTAGCATTAGTGCCGAAAGCATCGGGTCAGAAGAGCCACGTGTAAGGTGGCAATTGTTAGAGGCAGAAGGCTACGAGGTGAAGGGTTAGATGAGTCATCTTTATTTGAGACGAATATAAGGATATCCAAGACATTTAGTTCAGTAGCACCTATTGAATCTTGATTTGTAACAAATAGCATTGTTTAGTGTTGCCAGTTACAACTGTTGATAAGGCATATGGAACCCCCATCAATAGAGTAATCTATATTTACTGCAAATATGTTTCCTTGATGTGAGTGAAAACTACACTTACACGTGGGTATATTTAGTGCAAATGCTGTTAGCAATTATCCTGGTTTAGTAAATTtgtggttgtagattctcctccaataacccTGAATGACTACACTCACATTGAGGAGTTATCTAGGCTTCCATTTCCAGGCGTGGTCTCCATCTTGTTGAGAGGGTCTTAAGTTTAATCAGAGAGCTGTTGGTTTCTACCAGGCAATGCAAGGCATAGCTACATCTTAGGATTATCCTGCCATGCTGATATGGTCACTGATGTGGTTTATAGCATCAAAGCTGAGCAGAACTATTGGttgtgttgttcctttggaagaTCACACGGTGCTCTCTGGTACCATGAAAACTAGTCCTCAAGGAGGAGCCTTCAGGTCACTTCCAGTTCAGTGGTCTCTGGGCCCTGGTTCTGAAGTGCACAGTATCTTCAGCAGTAGAGACCAGCTTTTCACTTTTGGGAAGTAACCAAGGACAGTATCAAGAGGTTACTGTTGGTAGTCACTTAGAAATCCTTGGTCAACAACTCAAAGGAGGGCTTTTcatgtttgatatttttttaggATGTCTTTGGCTCTTGGCAGGAGCACTATTGGCccagaagaaaaaagtttattacaacaatacatatatacttatacacTGGATTGAATGCATTATGTTTTTAGGCAAATAGTTAATAATACAGTTCTTTGTGGTCTTTAAAGCCATCTATATTGTTAATTTGTCCACCTCCCCCTTTATTCTGCATTTACTTCTCTTACTTTTTCTTAAGGGTCCCCTCTCCCATTTTACCATTAGATAACTTGTATCCTGCtattccccctttccctcccatctttctcctccttccccaaagagcccatctcctcctccttccccaaagagcccatctcttcctccttccccaaagagcccatctcctcctccttccccaaagagcccatctcctcctccttccccaaagagcccatctcctcctccttccccaaagaGCCCATCATCTTTTCTCACTTCACTTGTCAGATCACAagtttcctgccttttctttaaCCCTATTCTTGCCCCCTTATGTATTTACTCCACCCTCTTCCTAAG contains:
- the LOC101986137 gene encoding olfactory receptor 11G2-like, with translation MKTLSSPSNSSTISGFILLGFPCPREGQILLFVLFFVVYLLTLMGNASIICAFSLGSTECFFLAVMAFDRYLAICRPLHYPALMTGRLCNILVISCWVLGFLWFPIPITIISQMSFCGSRIIDHFLCDPGPLLALSCVRDSLLELTSSTLSSLLLFVPFFFIMGSYALVMRAVLRVPSAAGRRKAFSTCGSHLTVVSLFYGSVMVMYVRPTSEHTAGMQKLVTLFYSVVTPLINPVIYSLRNKDMKCAMKKVLKI